TGTCTTTTTTGTACGCCATGTGGATGAACGATTGCCGCAGTGCGCTGGAGGCGGCTGGGCTGGATCCGCAGGCGGGCTTTTTGCACGCACTGCGCCCGGGCCGGGCTGCCCTGGCCCTGGACTTGATGGAGGAATTTCGCCCCTGGGCCGATCGCCTGGCGCTCACCCTCATCAACCGCGGCCAGTTGAACGACCATGATTTCGCGATGCGCGAGGGCGGCGCCGTAGCGCTTGCGCCAGACGCGCGCAAGGCCGTGGTCGTCGCCTTCCAGGAGCGCAAGAAGGACGAGATCAGCCATCCGCTGCTGGCGCAGACGCTGCCCTTGGGGCTGGTGCCATTGGTGCAGGCCCGGCTGATGGCGCGCGCCGTGCGCGACAGCGCCGCGCCGTACATCCCATTTGTGCCCAAATAGGAGGCAGCCGTGCTGGTGCTGGTTTGCTACGACGTCAATACCGAAACCAAGGCCGGTCGCCGCCGCCTGCGCCGCGTCGCCAAAGTGTGCGAGAGCACGGGACAGCGGGTGCAGAAGTCGGTGTTCGAGTGTCAGGTGGATGTGGCGCGGTTCGAAGAACTGGAGCGCCGGCTGCTGGCGGAAATCGATCCTGCGCAGGACTGCCTGCGGATGTATCGCATTCCTGGTACTCGAGGGTTTGAGGTACTGGAGCATGGCACATTCAAGGCAACCGATTTCGATGGGCCGCTTGTGCTTTGAACAACTGCAAGACCTTGCTGAACTGCGTGCTATGGTGGCTGCCGCGAACCCCAAGCGGTGGCCGCCATCGTGGCAGGTTCGCGCTCTCCCCAAGTCTTTGATAACAATGGTTTTTCTTGTTTTTCGACATCCGCCTCGGTCATGTTCCGCAGTATCTGCAGGAGCTTCGCGCGTGGAGGAAGAAAAAGCCTTGAAAAACAAGGAGTTGCCGAGGAAGGGTTCGCTCGTCAGAAATGACGGGCGTGGATTGAAACAGGTGCGCGTCCATCGCCTGGCGCATCAGCCGCTGTTCGCTCGTCAGAAATGACGGGCGTGGATTGAAACAACGCCTACGTGCGCAGCCGGCGCGCCACCGCGCGTTCGCTCGTCAGAAATGACGGGCGTGGATTGAAACGCGCTCGCGCTCCTGCCGCTCTTCGGCGCGCTTGGGTTCGCTCGTCAGAAATGACGGGCGTGGATTGAAACAGACGCAAGCAAAAAGATCAAACAAGCCCTGGACAGTTCGCTCGTCAGAAATGACGGGCGTGGATTGAAACACGCCAGTGCGCCAGCGAATGCGGATCGAGGTCTTGTTCGCTCGTCAGAAATGACGGGCGTGGATTGAAACGGCTCAGGGATGGCCGATGTGTCGCGCTTGGCAAGTTCGCTCGTCAGAAATGACGGGCGTGGATTGAAACTATGCCGGGATGATCTGGGGCGAGGTGGCGCAGTGTTCGCTCGTCAGAAATGACGGGCGTGGATTGAAACCGAATTTCACCGTACCAACCGGGAGCCGACTGTCGTTCGCTCGTCAGAAATGACGGGCGTGGATTGAAACAGCGGCTCCAGCTTGGTCTTGGTGTAAGTCCACTGGTTCGCTCGTCAGAAATGACGGGCGTGGATTGAAACAGGCCCTTGATGCACACGGCCAGGACAGCCGGCGGTTCGCTCGTCAGAAATGACGGGCGTGGATTGAAACCATGTGCTCGATGTGCGTCTGTAGGGCGTCGGCGTGTTCGCTCGTCAGAAATGACGGGCGTGGATTGAAACACTGGTCGGCTTGTCGGACTTGATCGACTCTGCGCGTTCGCTCGTCAGAAATGACGGGCGTGGATTGAAACATGGCGAACGGCGTGAACTTCATGTCCGCACCGGTTCGCTCGTCAGAAATGACGGGCGTGGATTGAAACATGTCCGCACCGATGATGGCGACCTTCCCGGACGTTCGCTCGTC
This portion of the Melaminivora jejuensis genome encodes:
- the cas2 gene encoding CRISPR-associated endonuclease Cas2: MLVLVCYDVNTETKAGRRRLRRVAKVCESTGQRVQKSVFECQVDVARFEELERRLLAEIDPAQDCLRMYRIPGTRGFEVLEHGTFKATDFDGPLVL